The Campylobacter sp. CN_NE2 genome contains a region encoding:
- the ilvN gene encoding acetolactate synthase small subunit, which translates to MCNESIRRIISVIVLNEHGVLSRISGLFAGRGYNIDSLTVAPIPNTNLSRFTIVTSGDKRVIEQIVKQLHKLIPIYKVIEDAEFVEKEMVLVKISLNESLAGLDALLSAYNGSVVNSDENCLILMACDDSTRIDGFLKTIKKYNPIDIVRSGSVALDI; encoded by the coding sequence ATGTGTAATGAAAGCATAAGAAGAATAATTTCTGTTATAGTTTTAAACGAGCACGGCGTTTTAAGCCGAATTTCAGGGCTTTTTGCAGGGCGTGGTTATAATATCGATAGCCTTACAGTCGCTCCGATTCCAAATACAAATTTATCCCGTTTTACAATCGTAACTTCGGGCGATAAAAGGGTAATAGAACAGATTGTAAAGCAACTTCACAAGCTTATTCCTATTTATAAGGTTATTGAAGATGCCGAATTTGTCGAAAAAGAGATGGTTTTAGTAAAAATTTCGCTAAATGAAAGTTTGGCAGGACTTGATGCGCTTTTAAGTGCATATAACGGAAGCGTTGTAAATAGCGATGAAAATTGCCTAATTTTAATGGCGTGTGATGATTCGACTAGAATCGACGGCTTTTTAAAGACTATCAAAAAATACAATCCAATTGACATCGTTCGAAGCGGTTCGGTTGCACTTGATATATAA